The Methanosarcina acetivorans C2A genome includes the window AACAAAAAACCAGGAGTCTGCAGAGTTTTTTGTAGAAAAACTGGGAGATGATGCCTTCAAAGCCAGTGCCGGAGAAGCCCTCATATCCATGGGAGACATTGCAGTCGAACCTCTCATCGAAAACCTGAACACCGAAGACCGGGCAGCTAAGGACGAGACCGCCCTGATCCTGATTGAAATCGGGGATCCAAGAGCAGTTGAACCCCTTATTCTGGCTTATCAGTGATTCGGAAGTACTGAAAAAATTCAAAAATAAGCGGCTGAAAAAGCCACATTCCTTTTTTATCCGTATCTGTTACCCGGCACTCTTTTTTATCCGTATCTGTTATCCGGTACTCTTTTTTATCCCTGAATCCTGTTATCCCGAAATCCTCTTTATCCTGGATTTATTCCATCAACAGACCTGTTTGACTGCCAGTTCAGCCTTACGTTTTTTATTTTCGGAGAATATGAAATCCGCTCCTGCCGCCGAGAGCAACGAACTGGTATAAAGGTTCTGGCATTCGACTATTACCTGCTTTCGGGAGCCGTATTCGACTATCTTTCCTAAATTCATCACGGCAATGTTATCGCATATATAAGCAGCAGCAGCGATGTCATGGGTAATGAAAATGAATGTAATTCCCAATTTTTCATTCATTTCAAGGATCAGGTTAAGGATATCGACACCTATGGAAGCATCAAGCATGGAAATAGGCTCATCGGCTATTACCAGATCAGGACTGGTAATTATCGCCCTGGCAATGGCCACACGCTGGCGCTGCCCCCCGCTGAGGGAACGCGGATACTTATGAAGGTACTCATCAACAGGGGTCAGACCTACGGCTTCAAGGACGCTGCGTACTTTATCGGCATTACACGGGCTTTTGTGCTTTATGAGATAC containing:
- a CDS encoding ABC transporter ATP-binding protein, which codes for MNENELVRVANVTKEFKSKRLFKGSSSVTALDGVSLSVEKNRILGIIGESGSGKTTLAKLILGLLKPTSGVISFAGLKDGNGGLRKPEVQVIFQDPYDSLSHMMTIEEIVAEPYLIKHKSPCNADKVRSVLEAVGLTPVDEYLHKYPRSLSGGQRQRVAIARAIITSPDLVIADEPISMLDASIGVDILNLILEMNEKLGITFIFITHDIAAAAYICDNIAVMNLGKIVEYGSRKQVIVECQNLYTSSLLSAAGADFIFSENKKRKAELAVKQVC